The following proteins come from a genomic window of Syngnathus acus chromosome 15, fSynAcu1.2, whole genome shotgun sequence:
- the opn3 gene encoding opsin-3, giving the protein MNPYNETRAEHNLFAFGTYKLLAFTIGTIGVFGFCNNVLVILLYCKFKRLRTPTNLLLVNISLSDLLVSVVGINFTFVSCVKGGWIWSHATCVWDGFSNSLFGIVSIMTLAALAYERYIRVVHAQVVDFPWVWRAIGHIWLYSLVWTGAPLLGWNHYTLEIHQLGCSLDWASKNPNDASFILLFLLACFFVPVGIMIYCYGNILYTVQMLRSIQDLQTVQIVKILRYEKKVAAMFLLMISCFLVCWTPYAVVSMMVAFGRKSMISPTVAIIPSFFAKSSTAYNPLIYVFMSMKFRRCLLQLLCSRLSWLQQSFKERPLAPVERPIRPIVVSSSRGRRKRPKKRVTFSSSSIVFVITSDDFRRFDVSSPAESSANVIQVRPL; this is encoded by the exons ATGAATCCTTACAATGAAACCAGAGCCGAACATAACCTGTTTGCTTTTGGCACCTACAAACTTCTCGCCTTCACCATCGGAACCATCGGAGTGTTTGGCTTCTGCAACAACGTTCTTGTCATTCTACTTTACTGCAAATTCAAGAGACTTCGGACACCTACCAATTTGTTACTCGTCAACATAAGTTTGAGTGATTTGCTGGTTTCTGTCGTTGGAATAAACTTTACATTTGTCTCGTGCGTCAAAGGTGGCTGGATTTGGAGCCATGCAACATGCGTGTGGGACGGCTTCAGTAACAGTTTATTCG GCATCGTCTCAATCATGACGCTGGCAGCGTTAGCTTATGAGCGCTACATCCGGGTGGTCCATGCACAGGTGGTGGACTTTCCCTGGGTGTGGCGGGCCATTGGCCACATCTGGCTTTACTCCCTAGTTTGGACTGGGGCTCCTCTCCTGGGCTGGAACCACTACACACTAGAGATCCACCAACTGGGATGCTCCTTGGACTGGGCTTCCAAGAATCCAAATGATGCTTCATTCATTCTTCTATTCCTCCTGGCTTGTTTCTTTGTACCTGTTGGCATCATGATCTATTGCTATGGAAACATCCTCTACACAGTACAAATG ctGCGCTCCATCCAGGATCTTCAGACGGTCCAAATTGTCAAAATCCTAAGATATGAGAAGAAGGTAGCTGCCATGTTTCTTCTCATGATCTCCTGCTTCCTGGTGTGCTGGACACCCTACGCTGTTGTGTCTATGATGGTGGCTTTTGGCAGGAAGAGCATGATCTCGCCCACTGTGGCCATTATCCCATCCTTCTTTGCCAAGTCCAGCACAGCCTACAACCCCCTCATCTATGTATTCATGAGCATGAAG TTCCGGCGCTGTTTGCTGCAGCTGCTGTGCTCAAGGTTGTCCTGGCTGCAGCAAAGCTTCAAAGAGCGGCCCCTGGCTCCGGTTGAGCGTCCTATCAGACCCATCGTTGTTTCAAGTTCACGCGGCAGAAGAAAGAGACCCAAAAAGAGGGTGACCTTCAGCTCCTCCTCTATCGTCTTTGTCATTACAAGTGACGATTTTCGCCGCTTCGATGTGTCGTCCCCTGCGGAGTCCTCCGCTAATGTCATTCAAGTGAGGCCGCTGTGA
- the LOC119135066 gene encoding kynurenine 3-monooxygenase, whose translation MEESTKEKKVVAVVGGGLVGALNACFFAKRGFHVHVFETRDDIRQAKIVKGRSINLALSHRGRQSLKHVGMEEKIVSRGIPMHARMIHSPNGVQSPIPYGKKGQYILSVDRANLNKELLTEAETYANTKLNFDHKLQDWSAESGLMTFIRPDGSKTQIEADLIVGCDGAFSAVRKQFLRQSRFNYSQTYIPHGYMELTMPPVNGEFAMKANYLHIWPRNTFMMIALPNLDKTFTCTLFMPFEEFAKITTGDEVIEFFQKYFPDAIPLIGVDALKRDYFRLPAQAMVSVKCSPYHIGDKCVLMGDAAHAVVPFYGQGMNAGFEDCIVFDEIMEQFNDDFSAVLPEYSRVRVPDDHAIADLAMYNYIEMRAHVNSKWFLFRKSVDNILHFLMPKTIIPLYTMVTFTRTRYHEAVNRWHWQDKVINRGLFFAATGAILGGSIVLIKNPPQINKLSIPTEKLLNKLAGFGTSLTHI comes from the exons ATGGAGGAATCaactaaggaaaaaaaagttgtagcAGTGGTGGGGGGTGGACTG GTTGGTGCACTGAATGCCTGCTTCTTTGCCAAAAGAGGTTTTCATGTACATGTGTTTGAAACTCGGGATG ATATCCGGCAAGCAAAAATCGTGAAGGGGAGAAGTATCAACTTGGCTTTATCTCACAGAGGCCGCCAGTCACTCAAGCATGTCGGAATGGAGGAGAAG ATTGTCTCCCGAGGAATCCCCATGCATGCAAGAATGATCCATTCACCAAATGGTGTGCAGTCCCCAATTCCATATGGCAAAAAGGGCCag TACATCCTGTCTGTCGACCGAGCCAATCTGAACAAAGAGCTGCTAACAG AGGCTGAGACGTATGCAAACACCAAGTTGAACTTTGACCACAAACTACAGGATTGGAGTGCTGAATCGGGTTTAATGACCTTTATCAG GCCGGACGGATCCAAAACGCAGATCGAAGCAGACCTCATTGTCGGTTGTGACGGAGCATTTTCAGCCGTTCGCAAGCAATTCCTTCGTCAGAGCCGCTTTAACTACAGTCAGACTTACATCCCCCATGGCTACATGGAGCTCACCATGCCGCCTGTCAACGGAGAG TTTGCCATGAAGGCTAATTATCTCCATATTTGGCCACGGAACACATTCATGATGATTGCGCTCCCCAATTTG GACAAGACGTTTACCTGCACTCTCTTCATGCCCTTTGAAGAGTTTGCAAAGATCACCACAGGAGATGAAGTCATCgagtttttccaaaaatactTTCCCGACGCCATACCGTTAATAGGAGT tgaTGCTCTCAAAAGGGATTATTTCCGATTGCCTGCCCAGGCCATGGTGTCCGTCAAGTGCTCCCCGTATCATATTGGAGACAAATGTGTCCTTATGGGCGACGCGGCTCATGCAGTGGTGCCTTTCTACGGGCAAGGAATGAATGCT GGTTTTGAAgattgcattgtttttgaTGAAATAATGGAGCAGTTCAATGACGATTTCA GTGCTGTACTGCCCGAGTATTCCAGAGTGCGAGTTCCAGATGACCATGCAATCGCAGATCTGGCCATGTACAATTACATTGAA ATGCGAGCTCACGTCAACTCCAAATGGTTCCTTTTCCGAAAGAGTGTCGATAACATCCTCCATTTCCTCATGCCAAAGACAATAATCCCACTTTACACCATg GTGACGTTCACAAGAACACGTTACCATGAAGCTGTGAATCGCTGGCACTGGCAAGACAAA GTGATTAATCGGGGCCTGTTTTTTGCTGCTACAGGAGCAATTTTGGGAGGCTCTATAGTGCTCATCAAAAATCCCCCACAAATCAACAAGCTCAGCATTCCTACTGAGAAACTGTTAAACAAGCTTGCAGGATTTGGTACCTCCTTAACTCACATATGA